A genomic region of Tigriopus californicus strain San Diego chromosome 1, Tcal_SD_v2.1, whole genome shotgun sequence contains the following coding sequences:
- the LOC131882462 gene encoding glucose-induced degradation protein 4 homolog: MPVRTIPLEASMIPPRPPVNSKQPGVASSLLYNGSRFTGHQRSKGNEYAVEVILQHVDLENSYLCGYLKIKGLTEEYPTLTTFFDGEIISKKHPFLTRKWDADEDVDKKHWGKFDAFYPYAKNFNSDHFDYEALAKTDFVFMRWKEHFLVPDHTIKDINGASFAGFYYICFQKSKSTVDGYYFHRNSEWFQSLTLKHVPDHSHQIYEFR; encoded by the exons ATGCCCGTCCGGACCATTCCGTTGGAGGCCAGCATGATCCCGCCTCGGCCTCCGGTCAACTCGAAACAGCCAGGCGTGGCCTCCTCCCTCCTCTACAACGGGTCTCGTTTCACCGGCCATCAACGGTCCAAGGGAAACGAGTACGCTGTTGAGGTCATTCTTCAGCACGTGGATCTGGAAAACTCCTATTTGTGCGGGTATTTGAAGATCAAAGGCCTCACTGAAGAGTATCCCACACTCACGACCTTCTTCGACGGTGAAATCATCAGTAAGAAACACCCCTTCCTCACTCGGAAATGGGACGCTGATGAAGACGTTGACAAGAAACATTGG GGCAAATTTGATGCCTTCTATCCATACGCCAAGAACTTCAACTCGGACCATTTCGATTATGAAGCACTGGCCAAGACAGATTTCGTATTCATGCGATGGAAAGAGCATTTCCTAGTGCCCGATCATACCATCAAAGACATCAATGGGGCGTCTTTTGCGGGTTTCTACTACATTTGCTTTCAGAAGTCCAAGTCCACCGTGGATGGTTACTACTTCCACAGGAACTCTGAATG GTTTCAAAGCTTGACTCTTAAACACGTTCCGGATCATTCCCACCAGATCTATGAATTCCGATGA
- the LOC131881419 gene encoding uncharacterized protein LOC131881419, with translation MSTSSSDSDPNQGVTRPKVVPPARLTTLPADVNAGFRLPNRSTPRFLQVGLPLSCQSVQKQMKGLPWDVQWSTSGFLPFSRPLVDARQYNLIYQYDQYRAKFQAFQIVLEAPHTSKLKRTTTKDRQALINGNTSFAGQDAQFHDISSTRYLQLVKHFSANLIFEPENLLTNHALRVRSGVPGQVLFCNHSNSVQIREFVSNVQSQSPFRYQVKSPQDLHEIVDYTQDLNSIVYGFDFMDNPRLYALRYKSSVSVLDSSSESLQRWNMDENIVDVRAMSQIDCFASIDELGSLQLFDLESGQTSMLWDKQFEKNFNKFFWGRLDQNLHSALLNVIARKSVSTFDTRTRNDEIPLFQLSQNEGRNCEIILSTHTPECDPNLLVVLTNFSLFLLDQRHPSEVVWELPNMYDSALPMGCDSIIVDQIEYLAIYYQNGELALVPIDAKDLSQMAQEVFLHSNQFLLSDFLFESEYPRHRLRVPWSGMQVFAHGKDQISIMGSNIVGDLFQCDLSHSNNNMNKWGNTLDKSWCSNENWSEPQETWIRSWAESCAQVAFKKLPRFNEVRLREGFPGPPPLVKPPKKKPKLKAPKTKAKKQPIARKKPVPEPFVSMCPLLERLNTEREDLDDQDYRVIDIFNERTIFPALKDDDNDVSTIPTTLVLKGGPRNPLAHRGEESSSNINPKRKSTMHDLPTDSNFVLDQFFTGLDTSTLGGTQEMEQDFRQVPFTSTQETSERRSVTNDAEETRLDLGEISDDMFADVEDSMDHVQAPNGQISTNLASMGALIEEPILGSSQKQMDQTGNQSMSLLNLTERSTKKKSKKRKTIGF, from the exons ATGTCGACTTCCTCGTCGGATAGTGACCCAAATCAGGGGGTGACCCGCCCCAAGGTGGTACCTCCGGCCCGATTGACCACCCTACCGGCTGATGTCAATGCCGGGTTCAGGCTACCTAATCGATCTACGCCTCGGTTCTTGCAAGTGGGATTGCCCTTGTCTTGTCAAAGCGTACAGAAACAAATGAAAGGCCTACCGTGGGATGTTCAATGGAGCACATCCGGATTCTTACCCTTTTCCAG ACCTTTGGTGGATGCCCGTCAGTATAATTTGATCTACCAATATGACCAATACCGGGCAAAATTCCAGGCCTTTCAAATCGTACTTGAAGCTCCCCACACCTCAAAACTAAAGCGAA CCACAACTAAAGATCGACAAGCCCTCATCAATGGGAACACATCCTTTGCCGGGCAAGATGCTCAATTCCACGATATTTCAAGCACTCGGTACCTTCAACTAGTAAAGCACTTCTCAGCCAACCTGATCTTTGAGCCTGAAAATCTGTTAACTAATCACGCCTTGAGAGTCAGATCCGGAGTTCCAGGTCAAGTGCTCTTTTGCAATCACTCGAATTCGGTTCAAATCCGAGAATTTGTTTCCAATGTTCAAAGCCAATCACCCTTTCGATATCAGGTCAAATCACCTCAAGATCTTCACGAGATCGTGGATTATACCCAAGACTTGAACAGCATCGTTTACGGGTTCGATTTTATGGATAACCCTCGATTGTATGCGTTGAGATACAAATCCAGTGTCTCGGTGTTAGATTCCTCCAGTGAATCGTTGCAACGATGGAACATGGATGAGAATATCGTGGATGTACGAGCCATGTCCCAGATCGATTGCTTTGCTTCCATCGATGAGTTGGGATCTCTTCAATTGTTTGACTTGGAAAGTGGACAAACATCCATGTTGTGGGACAAGCAATTCGAGAAGAACTTCAACAAGTTCTTTTGGGGACGACTGGATCAGAATCTACATTCTGCCTTGTTAAATGTGATCGCACGCAAATCTGTTTCGACCTTCGATACTCGAACCCGCAACGATGAGATCCCTTtgtttcaattgagccaaaatgaagGTCGGAATTGCGAGATCATCCTGAGCACTCACACCCCAGAATGTGATCCCAATCTACTTGTAGTGTTGACTAATTTCTCGTTATTCCTTTTGGACCAACGTCATCCCTCTGAAGTTGTTTGGGAACTGCCCAACATGTATGATTCTGCCCTTCCTATGGGGTGTGACAGCATTATAGTTGATCAGATCGAGTATCTGGCTATATACTACCAAAATGGAGAGCTAGCCTTGGTCCCGATTGACGCCAAAGATCTTTCTCAAATGGCCCAAGAAGTATTTCTCCATTCCAATCAGTTTCTTTTGTCAGATTTCCTCTTTGAGAGCGAGTATCCTCGCCACCGATTGCGGGTTCCTTGGTCAGGAATGCAAGTCTTCGCCCACGGCAAAGATCAGATCTCAATCATGGGCTCGAATATCGTGGGCGATTTGTTTCAGTGTGATTTGTCCCATTCGAATAACAATATGAATAAGTGGGGCAACACATTGGACAAGAGTTGGTGTTCCAATGAGAATTGGAGTGAACCTCAAGAGACCTGGATCAGGAGTTGGGCTGAATCTTGTGCACAAGTGGCTTTCAAGAAACTCCCGAGATTTAATGAGGTTCGATTGAGGGAGGGTTTTCCTGGTCCTCCACCATTAGTCAAGCCCCCAAAAAAGAAACCGAAACTCAAAGCTCCCAAGACGAAGGCCAAAAAACAACCCATCGCGAGGAAAAAACCTGTCCCGGAACCATTTGTTTCGATGTGCCCGTTACTTGAACGACTCAATACCGAACGTGAAGATTTAGACGACCAAGATTATAGAGTGATCGATATCTTCAATGAACGGACAATATTCCCTGCATTGAAAGACGATGATAACGATGTGAGCACCATTCCCACCACTCTCGTCTTGAAAGGTGGGCCTAGAAACCCATTGGCTCACCGGGGTGAAGAATCCTCATCCAACATCAACCCGAAACGAAAAAGCACAATGCACGATCTTCCCACAGACTCTAATTTCGTTTTAGACCAATTCTTTACCGGATTAGACACATCGACTTTGGGAGGAACGCAAGAAATGGAGCAAGACTTTCGTCAAGTGCCTTTTACCTCCACCCAGGAAACGTCGGAAAGACGTTCAGTTACAAATGACGCAGAAGAGACGAGACTTGATTTGGGCGAGATATCAGATGATATGTTTGCCGATGTGGAAGATAGTATGGACCATGTTCAAGCCCCGAATGGTCAGATCTCAACCAACCTTGCTTCGATGGGTGCTTTAATCGAGGAACCAATTCTTGGTTCCAGTCAAAAGCAGATGGATCAAACAGGCAATCAGTCTATGTCGCTCTTGAACTTAACTGAAAGGTCAACCAAGAAGAagtcaaaaaagagaaaaaccaTCGGTTTCTAG